The Humulus lupulus chromosome 3, drHumLupu1.1, whole genome shotgun sequence genome window below encodes:
- the LOC133823949 gene encoding mulatexin-like, which yields MAPMKELRAFLRHNKLTDHYNRIYSNMFKHRKDCPSQEFYNYDSFIIAVSSFPDFGTTGDVVTRKRELAAFFAHTSHATTGEWTDSVDPHAWGYCFISKTTSGDDYCTSSHWSCASGKKYNGRGPFQLAHNFNYGLAGGALGIDLINNPDLVATDSVVSFETAIWFWMTQHDNNPSFHNILINANSGPNQLPAYGNNNNGFRTDTDTNIVGYYKRYCDMLGVSYGDILDYLSDFPKASSILMPVL from the exons ATGGCTCCAATGAAAGAATTGAGAGCCTTT CTAAGGCATAACAAACTCACTGACCACTATAACAGAATATACTCTAACATGTTTAAGCACAGAAAAGATTGCCCAAGTCAAGAATTTTACAACTATGATTCTTTTATTATTGCTGTTTCTTCTTTTCCTGATTTCGGCACAACTGGTGATGTGGTGACTCGTAAAAGGGAGCTCGCTGCCTTCTTTGCTCATACCTCTCATGCAACTACAG GAGAATGGACTGATTCAGTAGATCCACATGCATGGGGATATTGTTTTATCAGTAAAACTACCAGTGGTGATGATTATTGTACTTCTTCTCATTGGTCATGCGCTTCTGGCAAAAAATATAATGGTCGAGGACCATTTCAACTTGCTCA CAACTTCAACTATGGGCTTGCCGGTGGAGCACTGGGAATAGATTTGATAAACAACCCTGATTTGGTAGCAACAGACTCAGTTGTGTCCTTTGAAACAGCCATATGGTTTTGGATGACTCAACATGACAACAATCCTTCATTCCATAACATTCTTATCAATGCTAATTCTGGACCTAATCAACTCCCAGCTTATGGTAATAACAATAACGGTTTTAGAACTGATACTGATACAAACATTGTTGGGTACTATAAAAGGTATTGTGACATGTTAGGAGTGAGCTATGGAGACATCTTGGACTACTTGTCTGACTTTCCAAAAGCTTCTAGCATTTTAATGCCTGTCCTCTGA
- the LOC133823948 gene encoding protein CHROMATIN REMODELING 5-like, with translation MNEMIAVGYTIITGIREMHSFKREEKTIIREKSGSYLKFEKLSLLEFIVAIQLMKLKSGSYLKFEKLSLLEFIVAIPFDEVASLFELYLSLVLFVLKFSSAIGSYNYFILTLLGLPFQEELEEEDSDCIEKVLWHQPKGVAEEALRSKRSTNHVLLSYLFDSEPNWNEMEFLIKWKGQSHLHCQWKSFSELQNLSGFKKVLNYTKKVTDEVRFRKTVTREEIEVNDVSKEMDLDLIKQNSQVERIIADRISKDSSGDVIPEYLVKWQGLSYAKATWYIKRHFDDRINVLETSSIVVG, from the exons ATGAATGAGATGATTGCTGTTGGTTATACTATAATAACAGGAATCAGAGAAATGCATAGCttcaaaagagaagaaaagacaaTTATAAGAGA AAAAAGTGGTAGCTACCTAAAGTTTGAAAAGCTTAGCCTGCTAGAATTCATTGTAGCTATACAGTTGATGAAGTT AAAAAGTGGTAGCTACCTAAAGTTTGAAAAGCTTAGCCTGCTAGAATTCATTGTAGCTATACCGTTTGATGAAGTT GCTAgtttatttgaattatatttgtCGTTGGTGTTGTTTGTGTTGAAATTTTCTTCTGCCATTGGATCATACAATTATTTTATCCTTACATTATTGGGTTTACCTTTTCAAGAGGAACTTGAAGAGGAAGATAGTGATTGTATTGAGAAAGTGCTGTGGCATCAACCAAAGGGCGTGGCTGAAGAAGCTCTTAGGAGTAAAAGATCAACTAATCATGTTCTACTTAGCTACTTGTTTGATTCTGAGCCAAATTGGAATGAGATGGAATTCTTGATAAAATGGAAAGGCCAATCCCATTTACACTGTCAGTGGAAATCATTTTCTGAGCTTCAGAAT CTTAGTGGTTTTAAGAAGGTTTTGAATTACACTAAAAAGGTAACGGATGAAGTCAGGTTCAGGAAGACAGTCACACGTGAGGag ATTGAGGTTAATGATGTGAGCAAGGAGATGGACTTGGACCTCATCAAGCAAAATAGTCAG GTGGAAAGGATAATTGCAGACCGCATTAGTAAAGACAGTTCTGGAGATGTAATTCCAGAGTACCTAGTCAAGTGGCAAGGGTTATCTTATGCTAAAGCGACATGGTATATTAAGAG ACATTTTGATGATAGAATTAATGTGCTAGAGACTAGTAGTATAGTAGTGGGATGA
- the LOC133821066 gene encoding protein CHROMATIN REMODELING 5-like, producing MVEDDPDDADFEPDYGITSERTLKKDKNWGGAESEEEDDSDNELDMSDEDDSYYARKSKSKQRGKGGHIVKSTRERKLYQGSGRQRRGKSSFEDDESLGEDSESDNDVGFKSTRKGSHQRKTSGRSTFLINATGRNNKVRTSSRSVRKVSYVESDESEDADESKKKNLQKVQSSCVPVRLFISFACTYLRDCTI from the exons ATGGTAGAAGATGATCCTGATGATGCAGATTTTGAACCTGATTATGGCATTACAAGTGAACGCACATTGAAAAAG GATAAAAATTGGGGAGGTGCAGAatctgaagaagaagatgacagTGATAATGAGCTGGATATGTCTGATGAAGATGATTCTTATTATGCAAGGAAATCAAAAAGTAAACAACGTGGTAAAGGTGGACATATTGTTAAATCTACCAGAGAACGTAAATTGTATCAGGGATCTGGTCGGCAGCGAAGAGGTAAATCATCATTTGAAGATGATGAGTCTTTGGGGGAGGACTCTGAAAGTGACAATGATGTCGGTTTCAAAAGCACGAGGAAAGGTTCACATCAACGGAAAACTAGTGGTCGATCTACTTTTTTGATAAATGCAACTGGACGAAACAACAAGGTACGCACTTCTAGTAGGTCTGTGCGGAAGGTGTCGTACGTTGAAAGTGACGAAAGTGAGGATGCCGATGAAAGCAAGAAGAAAAATCTCCAAAAGGTGCAGTCTAGTTGCGTACCAGTAagattatttatttcttttgctTGCACCTATTTAAGAGATTGTACTATCTAG